Proteins encoded together in one Thermomonospora curvata DSM 43183 window:
- the fxsA gene encoding FxSxx-COOH cyclophane-containing RiPP peptide, which translates to MNDETAAAWRRPPGEGVLIDLTGISLKALEGLGGSVLRRFLEQVLSETDDRQDAIAGFESGLF; encoded by the coding sequence GCCGCGTGGCGGCGCCCTCCGGGGGAGGGCGTGCTGATCGATCTCACCGGGATCTCCCTGAAGGCCTTGGAGGGGCTCGGCGGCTCGGTCCTCCGCCGCTTTCTGGAGCAGGTGCTCTCCGAGACGGACGATCGGCAGGACGCGATCGCCGGGTTCGAGTCCGGTCTTTTCTGA
- a CDS encoding SIR2 family NAD-dependent protein deacylase — MLTDQDWERLADQLRSGKCTPFLGAGACHGRIKVASEISRELAREHGYPFADRHDLARVMRYVSVRNGDPVFVKEKFVREYFTDLPSPDFSSPGEPHAALAKFPIPMYLTTNYDDFMARALREAGRSPRVLSCPWYAGAPYSAEDFDPPATGTDVASPIVYHLHGVATMPESLVLTEDDYIQFLIALAEERHREYVSGRAVLIPPIVQEVLSRTSLLFIGYSLQDWNFQVLLHGILRELPPTHRRRHVSVQLLPVGRNASAEERRRATDYLDEYFGDLKISVYWGTARDFFIELDRKMGGSP, encoded by the coding sequence GTGCTGACCGATCAGGACTGGGAGCGACTGGCCGACCAGCTCCGGAGCGGCAAGTGCACACCGTTCCTGGGAGCGGGGGCATGTCATGGACGCATCAAGGTGGCCTCCGAGATCAGCCGCGAACTGGCCCGTGAGCACGGGTACCCCTTCGCCGACCGGCATGACCTGGCCCGGGTCATGCGATACGTGAGCGTTCGCAACGGCGACCCCGTCTTCGTCAAAGAGAAATTCGTCAGGGAATATTTCACGGATCTGCCCTCCCCGGACTTCTCTTCTCCCGGTGAACCGCATGCGGCGCTGGCAAAATTTCCGATACCCATGTATTTGACCACTAATTACGATGATTTCATGGCGCGTGCGCTCCGCGAAGCGGGAAGATCCCCCCGGGTGCTGAGCTGCCCCTGGTATGCGGGTGCGCCCTACTCCGCCGAGGACTTCGATCCCCCCGCCACAGGCACCGACGTGGCCTCGCCCATCGTGTACCACCTGCACGGTGTCGCCACCATGCCGGAGTCTTTGGTCCTGACCGAGGACGACTACATTCAGTTTCTCATCGCGCTGGCCGAGGAACGTCATCGTGAGTACGTCAGCGGTCGGGCGGTCCTGATCCCGCCGATAGTTCAGGAGGTTCTGTCTCGAACGTCACTGTTGTTCATCGGCTACAGCCTGCAAGACTGGAACTTCCAGGTGTTGTTGCATGGAATTCTCAGAGAGCTCCCGCCTACGCACCGAAGACGACATGTGAGTGTTCAGTTGCTTCCAGTGGGGAGGAACGCCTCAGCGGAGGAACGACGCCGGGCCACCGACTATCTGGACGAGTACTTCGGAGACCTGAAGATCTCGGTCTATTGGGGGACGGCGCGTGACTTCTTCATCGAGCTCGACAGGAAGATGGGGGGAAGCCCGTGA